One Brachyhypopomus gauderio isolate BG-103 chromosome 15, BGAUD_0.2, whole genome shotgun sequence genomic region harbors:
- the pik3ap1 gene encoding phosphoinositide 3-kinase adapter protein 1 isoform X5, whose protein sequence is MCDVLIVHTDETHDWATYLQVILEASDHFPQGSIKLYLADGEKSIQDYDCSVFSTSKCILLLLSLAFLDIQREPDVWDTYEQVLYPPCKVIAFLCGVSEDDDLVDCFEYWTSWRKLDSEDDPSVYVSTVLEVIAGENVTHPEDQWGTEEEMPPLNDLDLDALDPPEELVLPDQSHIPDEHPDVQDSTHETIGIVSQALSPEPSSADVLCLTVQPQRILCGTMVDIYVIMLNKLDSQASMEVEFHCEHSTKRVPGTLVNEYIVRAQSPDMPSGAVSLHVYSNGSNICSRTVIYYTEMEEINCYLKKVMDPLQFMCQAFNITSNTSEALDDLLTNSLKKHIPEHGLQVFGIDQLEQENTFTNRPNVELPTLLHFSAKFGLKKLTSTLLRCPGAMQAYSVMNKDGDYPNTLAEKSGFSDLRRFMDDYVETVDLEKSHIEESPATPEDEDIYEPMANPAQALEANFSLQEDIYESMMELNPDMQLCNSLLQQLNMYEDLNNSFSESEHPEEVILRKFFQEEKPQENSETMEEELANDDDYPFMKANETAEDNSEGYSEEEDPYKICSPDEIYDTVDEQDTCSASAILNRPPAPVPRPATLSEPEECKTYISTVFSSKRSLCSTGSSSSQRQNQTSEGMKTPGQKQLISLQERVKVGALTVEEAVQEFKAWQFDQEKRSQSIRFQQENLQRLRDSITRRHKEKGRSGRGEELEITAPMQRNLRWGSHINIECSVYEPSPRATTQTPPVSQPPQRGTWQTGSTSSTSSSGSNRLSTLSTISYSSGADGELEEPQESVPPRPLRPAPPVLPPPRVPPRTSEWFPESLLHERYVPSPSRALPQLPPQRAIPSIPAPPIPPRPVQPRPW, encoded by the exons ATGTGTGATGTGCTAATCGTGCACACTGATGAGACCCATGACTGGGCTACGTACCTCCAGGTCATCTTGGAGGCTTCGGACCACTTCCCTCAAGGTTCCATCAAGTTGTATCTTGCCGATGGGGAAAAATCTATTCAAGATTATGACTGTTCAGTGTTCAGCACCAGCAAGTGCATACTGCTTTTGCTATCGCTGGCATTCCTGGACATACAGAGGGAACCAGATGTGTGGGACACTTATGAACAAGTTCTATACCCTCCCTGTAAAGTTATAGCGTTTCTGTGTGGGGTGTCTGAAGACGATGATTTAGTGGACTGTTTTGAATACTGGACCAGCTGGAGGAAGCTTGATTCAGAAGATGATCCATCAGTATATGTCTCCACAGTCCTGGAGGTTATTGCAGGGG AAAATGTTACTCATCCTGAAGACCAGTGGGGGACTGAGGAAGAAATGCCACCACTAAATGACCTGGATCTGGATGCTTTAGACCCACCTGAGGAGTTAGTTCTTCCTGACCAGTCCCACATACCAGATGAACATCCAGATGTCCAAGACAGTACCCATGAGACCATTGGAATCGTGTCGCAAGCCTTAAGTCCAGAGCCATCATCGGCAGATGTACTCTGCCTTACTGTCCAACCTCAAAGAATACTCTGTGGG ACTATGGTGGACATTTATGTCATTATGCTGAATAAGTTGGACAGTCAGGCCAGTATGGAAGTGGAGTTTCATTGTGAGCACTCAACAAAACGTGTGCCAGGAACCCTTGTAAATGAATACATTGTTAGAGCTCAGTCACCAG ATATGCCATCTGGGGCTGTTTCTTTGCATGTTTATAGTAATGGATCAAACATATGTTCAAGGACTGTGATATACTACACAGAAATGGAGGAAATAAACTGTTATCTTAAGAAAGTTATGGATCCTCTGCAATTTATGTGCCAG GCATTTAACATTACATCAAATACATCAGAAGCATTGGATGATTTGCTTACCAATTCACTTAAAAAACACATACCTGAACATGGATTACAAGTATTTGGAATCGATCAGCTTGAACAGGAGAATACATTCACAA ATAGGCCGAATGTGGAACTCCCAACTTTGCTTCACTTCTCTGCAAAGTTCGGGCTAAAGAAACTGACCAGCACGTTGCTGCGGTGCCCGGGAGCAATGCAGGCCTACAGTGTAATGAACAAGGACGGGGATTACCCAAACACGCTGGCTGAAAAAAGTGGCTTCTCGGATTTAAGACGGTTCATGGATGACTATGTG GAGACAGTAGACTTGGAAAAGTCTCACATAGAGGAATCCCCGGCAACGCCAGAAGATGAAGACATCTACGAGCCTATGGCAAACCCAGCCCAGGCTTTAGAGGCCAACTTCTCTCTTCAGGAGGATATATACGAGTCTATGATGGAACTGAACCCTGACATGCAATTGTGTAATTCACTCTTACAACAGCTGAATATGT ACGAGGACTTGAACAACTCTTTCAGTGAGTCTGAACACCCAGAAGAGGTCATATTGAGAAAGTTTTTCCAAG aagaaaaaccccAGGAGAATTCAGAGACCATGGAGGAAGAACTAGCAAATGATGATGATTACCCTTTTATGAAAGCCAATGAGACAGCAGAGGACAATTCAGAAGGCTACTCAGAAGAGGAGGATCCCTATAAGATCTGCTCTCCAGACGAAATCTATGACACTGTAGATGAACAAGACActtgctctgcttctgccatTCTGAATCGCCCACCAGCCCCAGTTCCTCGGCCAGCCACGCTGTCCGAGCCAGAGGAATGCAAGACCTATATTTCAACAG tgttctcctccAAACGCTCGTTATGTTCTACAGGCAGTAGTAGTAGTCAAAGACAGAATCAAACCTCTGAAG GCATGAAGACCCCAGGCCAGAAACAGCTCATCTCCCTGCAGGAGAGGGTGAAAGTGGGGGCACTCACTGTAGAGGAGGCAGTGCAGGAGTTCAAGGCCTGGCAGTTTGACCAGGAAAAAAGGTCTCAGTCCATCCGCTTCCAGCAG GAAAACTTGCAGAGGTTACGAGATAGCATCACTCGACGTCACAAAGAGAAGGGAAGGAGTGGAAGAGGGGAAG AGCTGGAGATAACTGCTCCAATGCAGAGGAACCTGCGTTGGGGCTCTCATATAAACATAGAGTGTTCGGTGTATGAGCCAAGCCCGCGGGCCACAACCCAGACACCTCCTGTGAGCCAGCCACCACAGAGAGGAACTTGGCAGACGGGAAGTACCTCCAGCACCTCTA GCAGTGGGAGTAACAGACTCAGTACTCTGAGCACCATCAGTTACAGCAGTGGAGCAGATGGGGAACTGGAG GAGCCTCAGGAAAGTGTTCCTCCTCGACCTCTCCGACCAGCACCACCTGTTCTCCCTCCACCCAGAGTGCCGCCCCGCACGTCCGAATG GTTTCCAGAGAGTTTGCTACATGAGCGTTATGTGCCCAGCCCGTCTCGTGCTCTGCCTCAGTTGCCCCCGCAGAGAGCCATCCCATCCATCCCAGCCCCTCCCATCCCTCCACGGCCCGTCCAGCCTCGGCCATGGTGA
- the pik3ap1 gene encoding phosphoinositide 3-kinase adapter protein 1 isoform X1, which produces MCDVLIVHTDETHDWATYLQVILEASDHFPQGSIKLYLADGEKSIQDYDCSVFSTSKCILLLLSLAFLDIQREPDVWDTYEQVLYPPCKVIAFLCGVSEDDDLVDCFEYWTSWRKLDSEDDPSVYVSTVLEVIAGENVTHPEDQWGTEEEMPPLNDLDLDALDPPEELVLPDQSHIPDEHPDVQDSTHETIGIVSQALSPEPSSADVLCLTVQPQRILCGTMVDIYVIMLNKLDSQASMEVEFHCEHSTKRVPGTLVNEYIVRAQSPDMPSGAVSLHVYSNGSNICSRTVIYYTEMEEINCYLKKVMDPLQFMCQAFNITSNTSEALDDLLTNSLKKHIPEHGLQVFGIDQLEQENTFTNRPNVELPTLLHFSAKFGLKKLTSTLLRCPGAMQAYSVMNKDGDYPNTLAEKSGFSDLRRFMDDYVETVDLEKSHIEESPATPEDEDIYEPMANPAQALEANFSLQEDIYESMMELNPDMQLCNSLLQQLNMYEDLNNSFSESEHPEEVILRKFFQEEKPQENSETMEEELANDDDYPFMKANETAEDNSEGYSEEEDPYKICSPDEIYDTVDEQDTCSASAILNRPPAPVPRPATLSEPEECKTYISTVFSSKRSLCSTGSSSSQRQNQTSEDSLWPERDTEVTTHDPYAGMKTPGQKQLISLQERVKVGALTVEEAVQEFKAWQFDQEKRSQSIRFQQENLQRLRDSITRRHKEKGRSGRGEELEITAPMQRNLRWGSHINIECSVYEPSPRATTQTPPVSQPPQRGTWQTGSTSSTSSSGSNRLSTLSTISYSSGADGELEEPQESVPPRPLRPAPPVLPPPRVPPRTSEWFPESLLHERYVPSPSRALPQLPPQRAIPSIPAPPIPPRPVQPRPW; this is translated from the exons ATGTGTGATGTGCTAATCGTGCACACTGATGAGACCCATGACTGGGCTACGTACCTCCAGGTCATCTTGGAGGCTTCGGACCACTTCCCTCAAGGTTCCATCAAGTTGTATCTTGCCGATGGGGAAAAATCTATTCAAGATTATGACTGTTCAGTGTTCAGCACCAGCAAGTGCATACTGCTTTTGCTATCGCTGGCATTCCTGGACATACAGAGGGAACCAGATGTGTGGGACACTTATGAACAAGTTCTATACCCTCCCTGTAAAGTTATAGCGTTTCTGTGTGGGGTGTCTGAAGACGATGATTTAGTGGACTGTTTTGAATACTGGACCAGCTGGAGGAAGCTTGATTCAGAAGATGATCCATCAGTATATGTCTCCACAGTCCTGGAGGTTATTGCAGGGG AAAATGTTACTCATCCTGAAGACCAGTGGGGGACTGAGGAAGAAATGCCACCACTAAATGACCTGGATCTGGATGCTTTAGACCCACCTGAGGAGTTAGTTCTTCCTGACCAGTCCCACATACCAGATGAACATCCAGATGTCCAAGACAGTACCCATGAGACCATTGGAATCGTGTCGCAAGCCTTAAGTCCAGAGCCATCATCGGCAGATGTACTCTGCCTTACTGTCCAACCTCAAAGAATACTCTGTGGG ACTATGGTGGACATTTATGTCATTATGCTGAATAAGTTGGACAGTCAGGCCAGTATGGAAGTGGAGTTTCATTGTGAGCACTCAACAAAACGTGTGCCAGGAACCCTTGTAAATGAATACATTGTTAGAGCTCAGTCACCAG ATATGCCATCTGGGGCTGTTTCTTTGCATGTTTATAGTAATGGATCAAACATATGTTCAAGGACTGTGATATACTACACAGAAATGGAGGAAATAAACTGTTATCTTAAGAAAGTTATGGATCCTCTGCAATTTATGTGCCAG GCATTTAACATTACATCAAATACATCAGAAGCATTGGATGATTTGCTTACCAATTCACTTAAAAAACACATACCTGAACATGGATTACAAGTATTTGGAATCGATCAGCTTGAACAGGAGAATACATTCACAA ATAGGCCGAATGTGGAACTCCCAACTTTGCTTCACTTCTCTGCAAAGTTCGGGCTAAAGAAACTGACCAGCACGTTGCTGCGGTGCCCGGGAGCAATGCAGGCCTACAGTGTAATGAACAAGGACGGGGATTACCCAAACACGCTGGCTGAAAAAAGTGGCTTCTCGGATTTAAGACGGTTCATGGATGACTATGTG GAGACAGTAGACTTGGAAAAGTCTCACATAGAGGAATCCCCGGCAACGCCAGAAGATGAAGACATCTACGAGCCTATGGCAAACCCAGCCCAGGCTTTAGAGGCCAACTTCTCTCTTCAGGAGGATATATACGAGTCTATGATGGAACTGAACCCTGACATGCAATTGTGTAATTCACTCTTACAACAGCTGAATATGT ACGAGGACTTGAACAACTCTTTCAGTGAGTCTGAACACCCAGAAGAGGTCATATTGAGAAAGTTTTTCCAAG aagaaaaaccccAGGAGAATTCAGAGACCATGGAGGAAGAACTAGCAAATGATGATGATTACCCTTTTATGAAAGCCAATGAGACAGCAGAGGACAATTCAGAAGGCTACTCAGAAGAGGAGGATCCCTATAAGATCTGCTCTCCAGACGAAATCTATGACACTGTAGATGAACAAGACActtgctctgcttctgccatTCTGAATCGCCCACCAGCCCCAGTTCCTCGGCCAGCCACGCTGTCCGAGCCAGAGGAATGCAAGACCTATATTTCAACAG tgttctcctccAAACGCTCGTTATGTTCTACAGGCAGTAGTAGTAGTCAAAGACAGAATCAAACCTCTGAAG ATTCACTGTGGCCAGAGAGAGACACTGAAGTTACTACCCATGACCCCTATGCAGGCATGAAGACCCCAGGCCAGAAACAGCTCATCTCCCTGCAGGAGAGGGTGAAAGTGGGGGCACTCACTGTAGAGGAGGCAGTGCAGGAGTTCAAGGCCTGGCAGTTTGACCAGGAAAAAAGGTCTCAGTCCATCCGCTTCCAGCAG GAAAACTTGCAGAGGTTACGAGATAGCATCACTCGACGTCACAAAGAGAAGGGAAGGAGTGGAAGAGGGGAAG AGCTGGAGATAACTGCTCCAATGCAGAGGAACCTGCGTTGGGGCTCTCATATAAACATAGAGTGTTCGGTGTATGAGCCAAGCCCGCGGGCCACAACCCAGACACCTCCTGTGAGCCAGCCACCACAGAGAGGAACTTGGCAGACGGGAAGTACCTCCAGCACCTCTA GCAGTGGGAGTAACAGACTCAGTACTCTGAGCACCATCAGTTACAGCAGTGGAGCAGATGGGGAACTGGAG GAGCCTCAGGAAAGTGTTCCTCCTCGACCTCTCCGACCAGCACCACCTGTTCTCCCTCCACCCAGAGTGCCGCCCCGCACGTCCGAATG GTTTCCAGAGAGTTTGCTACATGAGCGTTATGTGCCCAGCCCGTCTCGTGCTCTGCCTCAGTTGCCCCCGCAGAGAGCCATCCCATCCATCCCAGCCCCTCCCATCCCTCCACGGCCCGTCCAGCCTCGGCCATGGTGA
- the pik3ap1 gene encoding phosphoinositide 3-kinase adapter protein 1 isoform X3 — protein sequence MCDVLIVHTDETHDWATYLQVILEASDHFPQGSIKLYLADGEKSIQDYDCSVFSTSKCILLLLSLAFLDIQREPDVWDTYEQVLYPPCKVIAFLCGVSEDDDLVDCFEYWTSWRKLDSEDDPSVYVSTVLEVIAGENVTHPEDQWGTEEEMPPLNDLDLDALDPPEELVLPDQSHIPDEHPDVQDSTHETIGIVSQALSPEPSSADVLCLTVQPQRILCGTMVDIYVIMLNKLDSQASMEVEFHCEHSTKRVPGTLVNEYIVRAQSPDMPSGAVSLHVYSNGSNICSRTVIYYTEMEEINCYLKKVMDPLQFMCQAFNITSNTSEALDDLLTNSLKKHIPEHGLQVFGIDQLEQENTFTNRPNVELPTLLHFSAKFGLKKLTSTLLRCPGAMQAYSVMNKDGDYPNTLAEKSGFSDLRRFMDDYVETVDLEKSHIEESPATPEDEDIYEPMANPAQALEANFSLQEDIYESMMELNPDMQLYEDLNNSFSESEHPEEVILRKFFQEEKPQENSETMEEELANDDDYPFMKANETAEDNSEGYSEEEDPYKICSPDEIYDTVDEQDTCSASAILNRPPAPVPRPATLSEPEECKTYISTVFSSKRSLCSTGSSSSQRQNQTSEDSLWPERDTEVTTHDPYAGMKTPGQKQLISLQERVKVGALTVEEAVQEFKAWQFDQEKRSQSIRFQQENLQRLRDSITRRHKEKGRSGRGEELEITAPMQRNLRWGSHINIECSVYEPSPRATTQTPPVSQPPQRGTWQTGSTSSTSSSGSNRLSTLSTISYSSGADGELEEPQESVPPRPLRPAPPVLPPPRVPPRTSEWFPESLLHERYVPSPSRALPQLPPQRAIPSIPAPPIPPRPVQPRPW from the exons ATGTGTGATGTGCTAATCGTGCACACTGATGAGACCCATGACTGGGCTACGTACCTCCAGGTCATCTTGGAGGCTTCGGACCACTTCCCTCAAGGTTCCATCAAGTTGTATCTTGCCGATGGGGAAAAATCTATTCAAGATTATGACTGTTCAGTGTTCAGCACCAGCAAGTGCATACTGCTTTTGCTATCGCTGGCATTCCTGGACATACAGAGGGAACCAGATGTGTGGGACACTTATGAACAAGTTCTATACCCTCCCTGTAAAGTTATAGCGTTTCTGTGTGGGGTGTCTGAAGACGATGATTTAGTGGACTGTTTTGAATACTGGACCAGCTGGAGGAAGCTTGATTCAGAAGATGATCCATCAGTATATGTCTCCACAGTCCTGGAGGTTATTGCAGGGG AAAATGTTACTCATCCTGAAGACCAGTGGGGGACTGAGGAAGAAATGCCACCACTAAATGACCTGGATCTGGATGCTTTAGACCCACCTGAGGAGTTAGTTCTTCCTGACCAGTCCCACATACCAGATGAACATCCAGATGTCCAAGACAGTACCCATGAGACCATTGGAATCGTGTCGCAAGCCTTAAGTCCAGAGCCATCATCGGCAGATGTACTCTGCCTTACTGTCCAACCTCAAAGAATACTCTGTGGG ACTATGGTGGACATTTATGTCATTATGCTGAATAAGTTGGACAGTCAGGCCAGTATGGAAGTGGAGTTTCATTGTGAGCACTCAACAAAACGTGTGCCAGGAACCCTTGTAAATGAATACATTGTTAGAGCTCAGTCACCAG ATATGCCATCTGGGGCTGTTTCTTTGCATGTTTATAGTAATGGATCAAACATATGTTCAAGGACTGTGATATACTACACAGAAATGGAGGAAATAAACTGTTATCTTAAGAAAGTTATGGATCCTCTGCAATTTATGTGCCAG GCATTTAACATTACATCAAATACATCAGAAGCATTGGATGATTTGCTTACCAATTCACTTAAAAAACACATACCTGAACATGGATTACAAGTATTTGGAATCGATCAGCTTGAACAGGAGAATACATTCACAA ATAGGCCGAATGTGGAACTCCCAACTTTGCTTCACTTCTCTGCAAAGTTCGGGCTAAAGAAACTGACCAGCACGTTGCTGCGGTGCCCGGGAGCAATGCAGGCCTACAGTGTAATGAACAAGGACGGGGATTACCCAAACACGCTGGCTGAAAAAAGTGGCTTCTCGGATTTAAGACGGTTCATGGATGACTATGTG GAGACAGTAGACTTGGAAAAGTCTCACATAGAGGAATCCCCGGCAACGCCAGAAGATGAAGACATCTACGAGCCTATGGCAAACCCAGCCCAGGCTTTAGAGGCCAACTTCTCTCTTCAGGAGGATATATACGAGTCTATGATGGAACTGAACCCTGACATGCAATTGT ACGAGGACTTGAACAACTCTTTCAGTGAGTCTGAACACCCAGAAGAGGTCATATTGAGAAAGTTTTTCCAAG aagaaaaaccccAGGAGAATTCAGAGACCATGGAGGAAGAACTAGCAAATGATGATGATTACCCTTTTATGAAAGCCAATGAGACAGCAGAGGACAATTCAGAAGGCTACTCAGAAGAGGAGGATCCCTATAAGATCTGCTCTCCAGACGAAATCTATGACACTGTAGATGAACAAGACActtgctctgcttctgccatTCTGAATCGCCCACCAGCCCCAGTTCCTCGGCCAGCCACGCTGTCCGAGCCAGAGGAATGCAAGACCTATATTTCAACAG tgttctcctccAAACGCTCGTTATGTTCTACAGGCAGTAGTAGTAGTCAAAGACAGAATCAAACCTCTGAAG ATTCACTGTGGCCAGAGAGAGACACTGAAGTTACTACCCATGACCCCTATGCAGGCATGAAGACCCCAGGCCAGAAACAGCTCATCTCCCTGCAGGAGAGGGTGAAAGTGGGGGCACTCACTGTAGAGGAGGCAGTGCAGGAGTTCAAGGCCTGGCAGTTTGACCAGGAAAAAAGGTCTCAGTCCATCCGCTTCCAGCAG GAAAACTTGCAGAGGTTACGAGATAGCATCACTCGACGTCACAAAGAGAAGGGAAGGAGTGGAAGAGGGGAAG AGCTGGAGATAACTGCTCCAATGCAGAGGAACCTGCGTTGGGGCTCTCATATAAACATAGAGTGTTCGGTGTATGAGCCAAGCCCGCGGGCCACAACCCAGACACCTCCTGTGAGCCAGCCACCACAGAGAGGAACTTGGCAGACGGGAAGTACCTCCAGCACCTCTA GCAGTGGGAGTAACAGACTCAGTACTCTGAGCACCATCAGTTACAGCAGTGGAGCAGATGGGGAACTGGAG GAGCCTCAGGAAAGTGTTCCTCCTCGACCTCTCCGACCAGCACCACCTGTTCTCCCTCCACCCAGAGTGCCGCCCCGCACGTCCGAATG GTTTCCAGAGAGTTTGCTACATGAGCGTTATGTGCCCAGCCCGTCTCGTGCTCTGCCTCAGTTGCCCCCGCAGAGAGCCATCCCATCCATCCCAGCCCCTCCCATCCCTCCACGGCCCGTCCAGCCTCGGCCATGGTGA
- the pik3ap1 gene encoding phosphoinositide 3-kinase adapter protein 1 isoform X7 has translation MCDVLIVHTDETHDWATYLQVILEASDHFPQGSIKLYLADGEKSIQDYDCSVFSTSKCILLLLSLAFLDIQREPDVWDTYEQVLYPPCKVIAFLCGVSEDDDLVDCFEYWTSWRKLDSEDDPSVYVSTVLEVIAGENVTHPEDQWGTEEEMPPLNDLDLDALDPPEELVLPDQSHIPDEHPDVQDSTHETIGIVSQALSPEPSSADVLCLTVQPQRILCGTMVDIYVIMLNKLDSQASMEVEFHCEHSTKRVPGTLVNEYIVRAQSPDMPSGAVSLHVYSNGSNICSRTVIYYTEMEEINCYLKKVMDPLQFMCQAFNITSNTSEALDDLLTNSLKKHIPEHGLQVFGIDQLEQENTFTNRPNVELPTLLHFSAKFGLKKLTSTLLRCPGAMQAYSVMNKDGDYPNTLAEKSGFSDLRRFMDDYVETVDLEKSHIEESPATPEDEDIYEPMANPAQALEANFSLQEDIYESMMELNPDMQLYEDLNNSFSESEHPEEVILRKFFQANETAEDNSEGYSEEEDPYKICSPDEIYDTVDEQDTCSASAILNRPPAPVPRPATLSEPEECKTYISTVFSSKRSLCSTGSSSSQRQNQTSEDSLWPERDTEVTTHDPYAGMKTPGQKQLISLQERVKVGALTVEEAVQEFKAWQFDQEKRSQSIRFQQENLQRLRDSITRRHKEKGRSGRGEELEITAPMQRNLRWGSHINIECSVYEPSPRATTQTPPVSQPPQRGTWQTGSTSSTSSSGSNRLSTLSTISYSSGADGELEEPQESVPPRPLRPAPPVLPPPRVPPRTSEWFPESLLHERYVPSPSRALPQLPPQRAIPSIPAPPIPPRPVQPRPW, from the exons ATGTGTGATGTGCTAATCGTGCACACTGATGAGACCCATGACTGGGCTACGTACCTCCAGGTCATCTTGGAGGCTTCGGACCACTTCCCTCAAGGTTCCATCAAGTTGTATCTTGCCGATGGGGAAAAATCTATTCAAGATTATGACTGTTCAGTGTTCAGCACCAGCAAGTGCATACTGCTTTTGCTATCGCTGGCATTCCTGGACATACAGAGGGAACCAGATGTGTGGGACACTTATGAACAAGTTCTATACCCTCCCTGTAAAGTTATAGCGTTTCTGTGTGGGGTGTCTGAAGACGATGATTTAGTGGACTGTTTTGAATACTGGACCAGCTGGAGGAAGCTTGATTCAGAAGATGATCCATCAGTATATGTCTCCACAGTCCTGGAGGTTATTGCAGGGG AAAATGTTACTCATCCTGAAGACCAGTGGGGGACTGAGGAAGAAATGCCACCACTAAATGACCTGGATCTGGATGCTTTAGACCCACCTGAGGAGTTAGTTCTTCCTGACCAGTCCCACATACCAGATGAACATCCAGATGTCCAAGACAGTACCCATGAGACCATTGGAATCGTGTCGCAAGCCTTAAGTCCAGAGCCATCATCGGCAGATGTACTCTGCCTTACTGTCCAACCTCAAAGAATACTCTGTGGG ACTATGGTGGACATTTATGTCATTATGCTGAATAAGTTGGACAGTCAGGCCAGTATGGAAGTGGAGTTTCATTGTGAGCACTCAACAAAACGTGTGCCAGGAACCCTTGTAAATGAATACATTGTTAGAGCTCAGTCACCAG ATATGCCATCTGGGGCTGTTTCTTTGCATGTTTATAGTAATGGATCAAACATATGTTCAAGGACTGTGATATACTACACAGAAATGGAGGAAATAAACTGTTATCTTAAGAAAGTTATGGATCCTCTGCAATTTATGTGCCAG GCATTTAACATTACATCAAATACATCAGAAGCATTGGATGATTTGCTTACCAATTCACTTAAAAAACACATACCTGAACATGGATTACAAGTATTTGGAATCGATCAGCTTGAACAGGAGAATACATTCACAA ATAGGCCGAATGTGGAACTCCCAACTTTGCTTCACTTCTCTGCAAAGTTCGGGCTAAAGAAACTGACCAGCACGTTGCTGCGGTGCCCGGGAGCAATGCAGGCCTACAGTGTAATGAACAAGGACGGGGATTACCCAAACACGCTGGCTGAAAAAAGTGGCTTCTCGGATTTAAGACGGTTCATGGATGACTATGTG GAGACAGTAGACTTGGAAAAGTCTCACATAGAGGAATCCCCGGCAACGCCAGAAGATGAAGACATCTACGAGCCTATGGCAAACCCAGCCCAGGCTTTAGAGGCCAACTTCTCTCTTCAGGAGGATATATACGAGTCTATGATGGAACTGAACCCTGACATGCAATTGT ACGAGGACTTGAACAACTCTTTCAGTGAGTCTGAACACCCAGAAGAGGTCATATTGAGAAAGTTTTTCCAAG CCAATGAGACAGCAGAGGACAATTCAGAAGGCTACTCAGAAGAGGAGGATCCCTATAAGATCTGCTCTCCAGACGAAATCTATGACACTGTAGATGAACAAGACActtgctctgcttctgccatTCTGAATCGCCCACCAGCCCCAGTTCCTCGGCCAGCCACGCTGTCCGAGCCAGAGGAATGCAAGACCTATATTTCAACAG tgttctcctccAAACGCTCGTTATGTTCTACAGGCAGTAGTAGTAGTCAAAGACAGAATCAAACCTCTGAAG ATTCACTGTGGCCAGAGAGAGACACTGAAGTTACTACCCATGACCCCTATGCAGGCATGAAGACCCCAGGCCAGAAACAGCTCATCTCCCTGCAGGAGAGGGTGAAAGTGGGGGCACTCACTGTAGAGGAGGCAGTGCAGGAGTTCAAGGCCTGGCAGTTTGACCAGGAAAAAAGGTCTCAGTCCATCCGCTTCCAGCAG GAAAACTTGCAGAGGTTACGAGATAGCATCACTCGACGTCACAAAGAGAAGGGAAGGAGTGGAAGAGGGGAAG AGCTGGAGATAACTGCTCCAATGCAGAGGAACCTGCGTTGGGGCTCTCATATAAACATAGAGTGTTCGGTGTATGAGCCAAGCCCGCGGGCCACAACCCAGACACCTCCTGTGAGCCAGCCACCACAGAGAGGAACTTGGCAGACGGGAAGTACCTCCAGCACCTCTA GCAGTGGGAGTAACAGACTCAGTACTCTGAGCACCATCAGTTACAGCAGTGGAGCAGATGGGGAACTGGAG GAGCCTCAGGAAAGTGTTCCTCCTCGACCTCTCCGACCAGCACCACCTGTTCTCCCTCCACCCAGAGTGCCGCCCCGCACGTCCGAATG GTTTCCAGAGAGTTTGCTACATGAGCGTTATGTGCCCAGCCCGTCTCGTGCTCTGCCTCAGTTGCCCCCGCAGAGAGCCATCCCATCCATCCCAGCCCCTCCCATCCCTCCACGGCCCGTCCAGCCTCGGCCATGGTGA